In Thamnophis elegans isolate rThaEle1 chromosome 4, rThaEle1.pri, whole genome shotgun sequence, the following proteins share a genomic window:
- the YWHAG gene encoding 14-3-3 protein gamma, with amino-acid sequence MVDREQLVQKARLAEQAERYDDMAAAMKNVTELNEPLSNEERNLLSVAYKNVVGARRSSWRVISSIEQKTSADGNEKKIEMVRAYREKIEKELEAVCQDVLSLLDNYLIKNCSETQYESKVFYLKMKGDYYRYLAEVATGEKRATVVESSEKAYNEAHEISKEHMQPTHPIRLGLALNYSVFYYEIQNAPEQACHLAKTAFDDAIAELDTLNEDSYKDSTLIMQLLRDNLTLWTSDQQDDDGGEGNN; translated from the exons ATGGTCGACCGCGAGCAGCTGGTGCAGAAAGCCCGGCTGGCAGAGCAAGCCGAGAGATACGACGACATGGCGGCTGCCATGAAGAAC GTGACAGAGCTGAATGAGCCACTCTCTaatgaagaaagaaacctctTATCTGTCGCTTACAAGAATGTAGTTGGGGCCCGACGCTCCTCTTGGCGAGTAATTAGTAGCATTGAGCAGAAGACCTCTGCTGATGGCAATGAGAAGAAAATTGAGATGGTACGGGCTTATCGTGAGAAGATTGAGAAGGAATTGGAAGCTGTGTGCCAGGATGTACTCAGTCTCCTAGACAACTACCTGATCAAGAACTGCAGCGAGACCCAATATGAGAGCAAAGTCTTCTACTTGAAGATGAAAGGGGACTATTATCGCTATCTTGCTGAGGTGGCCACAGGGGAGAAGAGAGCAACTGTGGTGGAATCCTCTGAGAAGGCATACAATGAAGCTCATGAGATTAGCAAGGAACACATGCAGCCAACTCATCCCATCCGACTTGGCCTGGCCCTTAACTACTCTGTTTTCTACTATGAGATCCAGAATGCCCCTGAACAGGCATGCCACCTGGCCAAGACGGCTTTTGATGATGCCATTGCTGAGCTGGACACCCTCAACGAGGATTCCTACAAGGACTCAACGCTCATCATGCAGCTGCTCCGTGATAACCTAACACTCTGGACAAGCGACCAGCAAGATGATGACGGTGGTGAAGGCAACAACTAG